CGCCCGGCAGCCGTACATGGCCATCGACGCCGACCCGCTGGTGGAGCCGGACCCGCTCGTGCGGCGGGTACGTCCCGAGGAGCTCGACCTGCTCTATCCGGCCTCGGTCGCGATGTTCACCGAGGAGGTCGGCGTCTCGCCCGTGGTGGGGGACTCCCGGGCGTACCGCTCCCGCGTCGCCGAGCTGATCGACGCCGGCCGCGCCTATGCCCGCATCGAGGACGGGCGCGTCGTCTTCAAGGCCGAGGTCGGGGCGGTCTCGCGCCAGGCCTGCCAGATCCAGGGGGTGTGGGTCGCCCCCGAGCAGCGCGGCCGGGGCCTGTCGGTGCCGGGGACCGCGGCGGTCGTGGCCGCTGCCCGCCGAGACCACGCGCCCGCCGTCACCCTCTACGTCAACGACTTCAACCTGGCGGCCCGCCGGGCCTACGAGCGGGTCGGCTTCGTCGAGCTCTCGACCTTCACCTCCGTCTTGTTCTGACCCGCTGCTGTCTCACCCCCACCTGTTCGACCCCGGAGGCGGCACGGCGCGAGCGAGCCGCCCCGCTCGGCGACGGGGCC
This genomic stretch from Actinomycetes bacterium harbors:
- a CDS encoding GNAT family N-acetyltransferase translates to MIGTAALRVLDQHDRAAAEELLARDPLVNVFVASRFRPGSGLGGELWGWTVDGRLDALCYSGANLVPVDAGTEAIEAFADRARRQGRRCSSIVGPTEMVEPLWRLLEPTWGPARAIRARQPYMAIDADPLVEPDPLVRRVRPEELDLLYPASVAMFTEEVGVSPVVGDSRAYRSRVAELIDAGRAYARIEDGRVVFKAEVGAVSRQACQIQGVWVAPEQRGRGLSVPGTAAVVAAARRDHAPAVTLYVNDFNLAARRAYERVGFVELSTFTSVLF